Proteins from a single region of Acidianus ambivalens:
- the sul7d gene encoding Sul7d family chromatin protein, with protein sequence MATKVKFKYKGEEKEVDISKIKKVWRVGKMISFTYDDNGKTGRGAVSEKDAPKELLEKLEKK encoded by the coding sequence ATGGCTACTAAAGTAAAGTTCAAGTATAAGGGAGAGGAGAAGGAAGTAGATATTTCGAAGATAAAGAAGGTTTGGAGAGTTGGCAAAATGATATCATTCACCTACGACGACAACGGTAAAACTGGCAGAGGAGCAGTTAGCGAAAAAGACGCACCAAAAGAACTACTAGAGAAATTAGAGAAGAAATAA
- a CDS encoding ATP cone domain-containing protein, producing MVKVIKRDGSEEELIYEKIVVSVLKTGAPIDIARKIAFMTIGKIYMDNKESVTAKELTSLILNYLKAENETWYRNWIAYDRVAKKRETEKELK from the coding sequence ATGGTAAAAGTTATAAAAAGAGATGGAAGCGAAGAAGAACTAATTTATGAGAAGATAGTAGTTAGTGTATTAAAAACTGGAGCTCCTATTGACATAGCAAGAAAAATAGCTTTCATGACAATAGGTAAGATATATATGGATAATAAAGAGAGTGTAACTGCAAAGGAGTTAACATCATTAATACTTAATTACTTGAAGGCAGAAAATGAAACTTGGTATAGAAACTGGATAGCATATGATAGAGTAGCAAAAAAGAGGGAAACAGAGAAGGAATTAAAATGA
- a CDS encoding transcriptional regulator produces the protein MNRKVVAPCEVAVRDIIPVIKAILVERLYAQGLSQLQISTLMGISSAEVNYYLKGKRGNEDAKKKLEADEEMMDLVNSVVRRLVNSTDGEVINICPLCSLARKKLNKNDYSCPYDI, from the coding sequence TTGAATAGAAAAGTAGTAGCACCATGCGAGGTTGCAGTAAGAGATATAATTCCAGTAATAAAAGCAATTTTAGTTGAGCGACTTTACGCTCAAGGATTATCTCAATTGCAAATATCTACATTAATGGGCATAAGTTCTGCAGAGGTAAACTATTATTTAAAAGGCAAAAGGGGTAATGAAGATGCTAAAAAGAAACTTGAAGCTGATGAAGAAATGATGGATCTAGTAAATTCTGTAGTTAGAAGACTAGTAAATTCTACAGACGGAGAAGTTATAAACATTTGTCCATTGTGTAGCTTGGCTAGAAAAAAATTGAATAAAAATGATTATTCTTGTCCATACGACATTTAA
- a CDS encoding GNAT family N-acetyltransferase yields the protein MINALQIRKANFSDVEGIYNLYNSLSPDDLYMRFFSFTRLSEQDVVNLTKSSKVTLIAVIDSEIVGEISLYEDGEFSLVVKPEHRRKGIGTMLVKSIIEEAKKLGMTKVKFYTLPDNIPMIKIGKKLGFTLRFSSDEVFGILSLQ from the coding sequence ATGATAAATGCTTTACAAATAAGGAAAGCTAACTTCTCCGACGTGGAGGGAATTTATAATCTCTACAATTCTCTGTCACCAGACGACCTTTATATGAGGTTCTTCTCTTTTACAAGACTCAGCGAGCAAGATGTAGTAAATTTGACAAAATCGTCAAAAGTTACTTTAATAGCAGTAATTGATAGCGAAATTGTTGGAGAAATTTCACTATATGAAGATGGCGAGTTTTCTTTAGTAGTAAAGCCTGAACACAGAAGAAAAGGTATTGGGACTATGCTTGTAAAGAGTATTATAGAAGAAGCTAAAAAACTAGGTATGACCAAAGTGAAATTTTACACATTACCCGATAACATCCCAATGATAAAAATTGGTAAGAAATTAGGTTTCACTTTAAGGTTTTCCTCTGACGAGGTATTTGGTATACTTAGTTTACAATAA
- the pyk gene encoding pyruvate kinase → MRKTKIIATLGPSSIDKVKELSQYVDIFRINFAHGATESHKEYFEKIKEYSDASILVDLPGPKIRVGDIKGKIVLKPGDKVVFSPYEGIPVEDPLFYSGVKENSYVLIADGSIKINVTKVEKDRVEGVVIEGGTVTSRKGINIPDIKIPSGVTDNDLQLLKEALDLEADFIGLSFVLSKDDVLKVKSISKDRAWIIAKIEKKNAVENLKDIIKVADGVMVARGDLGVEIGLENLPFTQKKIIRLSKLYGKPVILATQVLESMVNNPIPTRAEVIDISNSVSEGVDAIMLSDETAAGNYPVEAVKTLHDIILAVEKRVKTVRPPPLTGDDAIAVASVNVAEISKARLLVVHSRSGTSIIRISRLRPKVPIIGLSPNKELIRKLKICWGVYPFLTEKSLITLNDIIVYAEEISKKFVKCNDNIVITGGDPTLEEGRTDFIKLHQIVC, encoded by the coding sequence ATGCGAAAAACAAAGATTATTGCCACATTAGGTCCTTCAAGTATAGATAAAGTAAAAGAACTTTCGCAATATGTTGATATTTTTAGGATAAACTTTGCACATGGGGCTACTGAAAGTCATAAAGAGTATTTTGAGAAAATAAAGGAATACTCTGATGCTTCAATTTTAGTAGATCTTCCTGGGCCTAAAATTAGGGTAGGAGATATAAAAGGGAAAATCGTTTTAAAACCTGGAGATAAAGTTGTTTTTTCTCCTTATGAAGGAATTCCAGTTGAAGACCCATTATTTTATTCTGGGGTTAAAGAAAATTCCTATGTATTAATTGCAGATGGTAGTATAAAAATTAACGTAACAAAAGTAGAAAAAGATAGAGTAGAAGGAGTAGTTATTGAAGGCGGAACTGTAACTTCTAGGAAGGGAATAAATATTCCAGATATCAAAATTCCGTCTGGAGTTACAGATAACGATTTGCAACTCCTTAAAGAAGCTTTAGATTTAGAAGCAGATTTCATAGGTTTATCATTCGTCCTTAGTAAAGACGATGTATTGAAAGTGAAGAGCATTTCAAAAGATAGAGCGTGGATAATCGCCAAAATTGAAAAGAAAAATGCTGTTGAAAACCTCAAGGATATTATTAAAGTAGCGGACGGTGTAATGGTGGCCAGAGGAGATTTAGGAGTAGAAATAGGTTTAGAAAATCTCCCTTTTACCCAGAAAAAGATAATAAGACTTTCGAAGCTTTACGGAAAACCAGTAATTCTTGCCACTCAGGTTTTGGAATCGATGGTAAATAATCCTATACCAACTAGAGCAGAAGTTATTGATATTTCTAATTCGGTATCGGAAGGAGTAGACGCCATAATGCTAAGTGATGAGACTGCTGCTGGTAATTACCCAGTAGAGGCCGTAAAGACTCTTCACGATATAATTTTAGCTGTAGAGAAAAGAGTGAAGACAGTAAGACCCCCTCCCCTTACTGGAGATGATGCAATAGCAGTAGCATCAGTAAATGTAGCTGAAATTTCTAAGGCAAGGCTTTTAGTAGTGCATAGTAGAAGTGGAACTTCTATTATAAGAATATCAAGGCTCAGACCAAAAGTGCCAATAATTGGACTATCTCCGAATAAAGAATTAATTAGAAAATTAAAGATATGTTGGGGCGTCTATCCTTTTCTTACTGAAAAATCGCTAATTACACTAAATGATATAATAGTATATGCTGAAGAAATTTCCAAAAAATTTGTTAAGTGCAACGATAACATAGTTATAACTGGTGGAGATCCTACATTAGAGGAAGGTAGAACGGATTTTATAAAGCTTCATCAAATAGTATGCTAG
- a CDS encoding DUF1955 domain-containing protein codes for MVTDTHELIKSLTEAKERIIDGYVKQGIELIEKTVSSNNISQANWVICNIIDAAKCEYLVEVLDSIGKIFDISVCGNVKRVISCYAKVGKYSEFVDIAINSIVNRGKKDQLDKVLNDVGNNGEFLYKLSLAYEKLHDLKKAQELRKKACDNGIPEACENINQVSTSYS; via the coding sequence ATGGTAACCGATACTCATGAACTAATAAAATCCTTGACTGAAGCCAAGGAACGAATAATAGATGGTTATGTAAAACAAGGGATAGAACTAATTGAGAAAACAGTCTCATCAAATAATATTTCCCAAGCTAATTGGGTTATTTGTAATATAATAGACGCTGCAAAATGCGAATACCTTGTTGAAGTACTTGATTCAATAGGTAAAATCTTTGATATTTCAGTTTGCGGTAACGTAAAAAGGGTTATTTCTTGTTATGCCAAGGTTGGGAAATATAGTGAATTCGTTGATATAGCAATTAATTCTATAGTGAACAGAGGTAAGAAAGATCAATTAGATAAAGTGCTAAATGATGTAGGAAATAATGGAGAATTCCTATACAAGTTATCTTTAGCTTATGAAAAACTTCATGACCTTAAGAAGGCTCAAGAATTAAGGAAGAAAGCTTGCGATAACGGCATTCCTGAAGCATGCGAAAATATTAACCAAGTATCAACAAGTTATTCATAA
- a CDS encoding FAD-dependent oxidoreductase yields MKVAIVGGGIVGLFTAYFLKKEDVDVTIFEKADLGSYSVHAAGLIEPYRFDKINSTHMIIKMLKYSLRGTTYIRNVNKFWLKELLKNLNKNPPEDAWKTMREMAEFSLKTYKEMAEESNDFDYKDDGLYEVYLREEDLEKGLEEEKKSPFNPKFEKVDFEGFAGAIFFPELSRISTEKFIDRMRNELKGVKIVNKDVRNLEELKDFDEIVLASGVWTTKFISNLPVTAFKGYGYRVKGTPKYNKPLVLVDDGIAISPFEDFIKITGGFDADSSYDSSRAQLVLDKSSKIVDISYIYEMNMGFRPCSPDGFPIIGKRDNITVATGACRLGWSYAPAMGKYTTDLVLGRLKDLGYISRYVKF; encoded by the coding sequence ATGAAAGTTGCAATAGTTGGTGGTGGAATAGTTGGATTATTTACCGCATATTTTTTAAAGAAAGAAGATGTAGACGTTACAATTTTTGAAAAAGCTGACTTAGGTAGTTATTCTGTTCATGCTGCAGGATTAATAGAGCCTTATAGATTTGATAAAATAAATTCCACGCACATGATAATAAAAATGTTAAAATATAGTCTTAGGGGTACTACATATATAAGGAACGTTAATAAGTTCTGGTTGAAAGAGCTCCTTAAAAATCTAAATAAGAATCCTCCAGAGGATGCTTGGAAAACTATGAGGGAGATGGCAGAGTTTTCATTGAAGACTTACAAAGAAATGGCAGAAGAAAGTAACGATTTTGATTATAAGGATGATGGATTATACGAAGTTTATCTTAGGGAAGAAGATCTGGAAAAAGGATTAGAAGAAGAGAAAAAAAGCCCTTTTAATCCTAAGTTTGAAAAAGTTGACTTTGAAGGATTCGCAGGTGCAATATTTTTCCCAGAGCTATCAAGAATTTCTACTGAGAAATTTATAGATAGAATGAGAAATGAACTTAAAGGAGTAAAAATTGTAAATAAAGACGTTCGAAACTTAGAGGAGTTGAAAGATTTTGACGAAATAGTTCTAGCATCAGGTGTTTGGACTACTAAATTTATTAGTAATTTGCCAGTTACAGCGTTCAAAGGCTATGGTTATAGAGTTAAGGGAACACCTAAGTATAATAAGCCATTAGTTTTGGTAGACGATGGAATAGCTATCTCGCCTTTTGAGGATTTTATAAAAATAACCGGCGGATTTGACGCAGATAGTTCTTACGATTCCAGTAGGGCACAACTAGTTCTTGACAAGTCTTCTAAGATTGTCGATATTTCATATATTTATGAAATGAACATGGGATTCAGGCCATGCTCTCCTGACGGTTTTCCTATAATCGGGAAAAGAGATAACATTACAGTAGCCACTGGTGCTTGCAGACTAGGCTGGAGTTATGCTCCCGCAATGGGTAAATATACTACAGATTTAGTCCTAGGTAGATTGAAAGATTTAGGTTACATCTCACGCTATGTTAAATTTTAA
- a CDS encoding MoaD/ThiS family protein has product MKVEVNLARENVTKSLEVPDYYRVRDLLKHLGYTIQGTVVLRNGVPIIEDEKIKDGDKLTIVLTASGG; this is encoded by the coding sequence ATGAAAGTTGAGGTAAATTTGGCAAGAGAAAATGTTACTAAATCCCTCGAGGTTCCAGACTATTATAGAGTAAGAGATTTACTAAAACATTTAGGCTATACAATACAAGGTACAGTAGTTCTTAGAAACGGTGTACCTATTATAGAAGATGAGAAAATTAAAGATGGAGATAAATTAACTATAGTACTTACTGCATCTGGTGGATAA